A single region of the Biomaibacter acetigenes genome encodes:
- the iolB gene encoding 5-deoxy-glucuronate isomerase: MSYLYTFKDQKGLREVIKPGDVTKYIGLGILTLEAGESYKTKTYDKEVVLVILSGKANLKVDDVKYENLGERKDVFSGRATAVYIPRESFYEVIEAQGDKLEIAVLSAVAEKKFKPFVVKPEDVVVNHRGVPGYQRDVHDIIVDNGEGRVDRIVVGETFSYPGEWSSYPSHKHDAYNPPEETMMEEIYFFKVNPPEGFGVQVMYNDDLSLRDAYIIKDKDAVAIPEGYHPVASAPGFAVYYLWVMAGPHGRKLTPKDDQKLVKAMKK, from the coding sequence TTGAGTTACCTTTATACTTTTAAAGATCAGAAGGGTTTAAGAGAAGTAATAAAACCAGGAGATGTCACGAAATATATCGGCCTTGGCATATTAACCCTTGAGGCCGGCGAAAGTTATAAAACAAAGACTTACGATAAGGAAGTTGTCCTGGTGATTTTATCAGGAAAGGCCAATTTAAAAGTTGACGATGTAAAATATGAAAATCTAGGGGAAAGGAAAGATGTATTCTCAGGCAGGGCTACTGCGGTTTATATTCCCCGGGAAAGTTTTTATGAGGTTATTGAGGCCCAGGGCGACAAATTGGAAATTGCCGTGCTTTCTGCTGTAGCTGAAAAGAAATTTAAGCCCTTTGTGGTAAAACCTGAAGACGTAGTGGTAAATCACCGGGGGGTTCCAGGCTATCAAAGGGATGTGCACGATATAATCGTTGATAATGGTGAAGGACGAGTAGATAGGATAGTAGTGGGTGAAACTTTCTCATATCCAGGGGAATGGTCCAGTTACCCATCTCACAAACATGACGCCTATAATCCCCCTGAGGAAACCATGATGGAAGAAATTTATTTCTTTAAAGTGAATCCCCCGGAAGGCTTTGGGGTACAGGTTATGTATAATGATGACCTGTCTCTTAGGGATGCATACATCATAAAAGACAAAGATGCGGTGGCAATTCCCGAAGGTTACCATCCAGTGGCATCAGCTCCGGGATTTGCGGTTTACTATCTCTGGGTAATGGCGGGACCTCATGGAAGAAAACTCACACCTAAAGATGATCAAAAGCTGGTAAAGGCAATGAAGAAATAA
- a CDS encoding M24 family metallopeptidase, translating to MVWSKHEYELKLGRIRSLMQKEGIEDLLITTQVNFLWLTGGRPYVNMMSEKSCGALLVTSEEVFLVSSNIEAARLINEELSGLSLKKVEYPWWEPGAMDEKLKELAGGKKVVLDVDLGLKFNVLRWDLLPEEHQRFKDTGKCVAKILEEVALKIKPGDSELDVAGCIKKISVSYGVNPQVNLVAADDRAFYYRHPIPTEKKIEKYVLMAISGEKHGLVASATRLVHFGKVPEDLKKRHEAVLKIDTAFIRATVPGVRVKDIFEKGKKAYESVGFSDEWKNHHQGGMAGYNSREFRATTCSEEIVEEGQVYAWNPTIAGVKSEDTILVKNDGPVILTGSENFPMVEVEFEGLCFKRHDILVR from the coding sequence TTGGTCTGGTCGAAGCACGAATATGAGTTAAAACTTGGAAGGATTCGCAGTTTGATGCAAAAGGAAGGCATCGAAGATCTCTTGATTACCACCCAGGTAAACTTCCTGTGGCTCACCGGAGGAAGACCATACGTCAATATGATGTCTGAAAAATCCTGCGGAGCTTTACTTGTGACATCAGAAGAGGTCTTTCTTGTTTCCAGCAACATTGAAGCGGCAAGATTGATAAATGAAGAATTGAGTGGATTGTCTCTGAAAAAAGTAGAATACCCCTGGTGGGAACCCGGGGCAATGGATGAAAAATTAAAGGAACTGGCAGGGGGAAAAAAAGTTGTTCTGGATGTTGACCTTGGCTTGAAATTTAATGTGCTCAGGTGGGACCTGTTGCCGGAAGAGCATCAAAGGTTTAAAGATACCGGGAAATGTGTGGCAAAAATACTGGAAGAGGTAGCTTTAAAGATAAAACCGGGAGACAGCGAGCTGGACGTAGCTGGATGTATTAAAAAAATTTCGGTTTCCTATGGAGTAAATCCGCAGGTTAATCTGGTGGCGGCTGATGACAGGGCATTTTACTACCGCCATCCCATTCCCACCGAAAAGAAAATAGAAAAGTATGTGCTCATGGCCATTTCCGGAGAAAAACATGGCCTTGTGGCATCGGCCACCCGGCTGGTGCATTTCGGCAAGGTGCCAGAGGATTTAAAAAAGAGGCATGAGGCCGTGCTAAAAATCGATACAGCCTTTATAAGAGCTACAGTGCCAGGAGTCAGAGTAAAAGACATTTTCGAGAAGGGCAAAAAGGCTTATGAATCTGTAGGATTTTCCGATGAGTGGAAGAACCACCATCAGGGCGGTATGGCTGGGTATAACTCCCGGGAATTCAGGGCTACAACTTGTAGTGAGGAAATAGTAGAAGAAGGCCAGGTCTATGCATGGAATCCCACCATCGCTGGTGTAAAATCCGAAGACACAATTCTGGTGAAAAATGATGGGCCGGTAATCCTGACTGGCTCCGAGAATTTTCCGATGGTGGAAGTGGAATTTGAAGGGCTTTGCTTTAAAAGGCACGATATACTGGTAAGGTAA
- a CDS encoding TRAP transporter large permease — MNTTAITLLLGSFACLIILRVPIAFSLGISSVITAAYLHVPLAMMAQAMVRGINSFSLLAIPFFILAGEIMGEGGISQRLITFSNVIVGRIRGGLALVNVLASMFFGGISGSSVADTSSIGSILIPMMKKKGYDDDYSVAVTITGSTQGILIPPSHNMIIYSLVAGGVSVGRLFLAGMIPGIVLGLALMLLSYIIAVRRGYPAGEPASLKTALIATKDAALGLLTAVIVVGGVITGFYTATEAAAVAAVYAFIVTFFIYRDIPLSKMSLILMKSLKTLAIVMALIATSNAFGWLLAYLKVPALATKALLSISSNKYVVLFVINILLLFLGCIMDMAPLILITTPILLPVALQLGVDPVHFGIIMMLNLAIGLLTPPVGSTLFVGCAIGNISIEKLSRSMIPFYLTMIIVLLFITYVPQIVMFMPDLLMGK, encoded by the coding sequence GTGAATACAACAGCCATTACTCTTTTATTGGGTAGCTTTGCATGCCTGATAATATTAAGAGTACCAATAGCCTTTTCATTGGGCATATCTTCTGTTATTACCGCTGCCTATCTTCATGTGCCGCTTGCCATGATGGCCCAGGCAATGGTTAGAGGTATTAATTCCTTCTCATTGCTGGCAATTCCGTTTTTTATTCTAGCAGGAGAAATCATGGGGGAAGGCGGTATTTCTCAACGCTTGATCACTTTTTCCAATGTAATAGTCGGAAGAATCAGAGGTGGCCTGGCCCTTGTAAATGTTCTGGCAAGCATGTTTTTCGGCGGAATTTCGGGTTCTTCGGTAGCCGATACCTCTTCCATAGGGTCCATTCTGATCCCCATGATGAAGAAAAAAGGTTATGATGATGATTATTCGGTAGCTGTCACTATAACAGGTTCAACCCAGGGAATATTAATACCACCCAGCCACAATATGATAATATATTCACTGGTGGCAGGCGGGGTTTCAGTAGGAAGGCTGTTTTTAGCGGGAATGATACCGGGGATTGTGCTGGGGCTTGCACTTATGCTGCTTTCTTATATCATAGCCGTGAGAAGAGGTTATCCCGCCGGTGAACCGGCATCTTTAAAGACTGCACTGATCGCCACAAAGGATGCGGCATTGGGGCTTCTCACTGCTGTTATAGTTGTAGGCGGTGTAATAACCGGATTTTACACGGCCACTGAAGCGGCGGCGGTAGCGGCGGTATATGCCTTTATTGTTACCTTTTTTATATACAGGGATATACCATTATCAAAAATGAGTTTGATACTTATGAAGAGTTTAAAGACCCTCGCTATCGTTATGGCGTTAATTGCCACTTCCAATGCCTTCGGATGGCTGCTGGCATATCTAAAAGTGCCGGCGCTGGCTACAAAAGCTTTGCTATCGATTTCCTCGAATAAGTATGTGGTTTTATTTGTAATAAATATTTTGTTGCTTTTCCTGGGCTGCATCATGGATATGGCTCCGCTAATTTTGATCACTACGCCTATACTCTTGCCGGTGGCTTTACAACTCGGTGTGGACCCGGTTCACTTTGGGATAATAATGATGTTAAACCTTGCTATAGGTCTTTTAACTCCTCCGGTCGGTAGCACCTTATTCGTGGGATGTGCCATAGGAAATATATCCATAGAAAAGCTGTCCAGGTCCATGATACCCTTTTACCTTACTATGATTATTGTTTTGTTGTTTATAACCTATGTACCTCAAATAGTGATGTTCATGCCTGATCTTTTAATGGGGAAATAA
- a CDS encoding TRAP transporter small permease translates to MKKLERYFNSFIEVFSMSLLVLMTLIVSWVVFSRYFLHKTPAWGEEGALLCMVWFGFLSMALGVRDDLHLRITILDQFLSDKTKNFLNWISRILIIGFAIFMITEGIKMSKVATGNYMPGIKLNSAFLYAAVPLAGIAMIYYIIQASIKEIKRTGEGNK, encoded by the coding sequence TTGAAAAAATTAGAAAGATATTTCAACAGTTTTATCGAGGTTTTCAGTATGAGTTTGCTTGTACTTATGACTTTGATAGTTTCATGGGTGGTCTTTTCCCGTTACTTTCTTCATAAAACTCCGGCATGGGGGGAAGAAGGAGCTCTGCTTTGCATGGTGTGGTTTGGATTTTTGAGTATGGCATTGGGGGTAAGAGACGACCTTCACTTGAGAATAACCATATTGGATCAATTTTTGTCTGATAAGACAAAAAACTTTCTAAACTGGATAAGCAGGATCCTGATCATTGGTTTTGCCATATTTATGATTACCGAAGGCATTAAAATGAGCAAGGTGGCTACGGGCAATTATATGCCCGGCATTAAATTAAATTCTGCTTTTTTATATGCCGCAGTACCTCTGGCAGGAATTGCAATGATCTACTATATTATTCAGGCATCCATCAAAGAGATTAAAAGAACAGGGGAGGGAAATAAGTGA
- a CDS encoding TRAP transporter substrate-binding protein: MSFFRSKKVVLLTCVVLLLFALVGCGQQAGNTQSSNQQQSSQQQSQQESKPQEQMVLKLAENQPEDYPTTIGDKEFAKIVEEKTNGRIKIEVYAGGQLGDEKSVIEAVQMGGIDFARVNAQPLSDFAKPLRVLSLPYLFDNREHLWKVLDGPIGDEILDTLKDASMIGLAYYDSGARSFYNSKHEVKTPADLKGLKIRVQQSELMVGLVEALGASPTPMAYGEVYSGLQTGVIDGAENNWPSYYSTSHYEVAKYYTLDYHTMTPEVVIASKALWDKLSDEDKKIIKEAARASEETQKKAWQEYEKKSIEAVKAKGNVITEVKDLKPWQDAVKPLYDKFGADYKDLIEKIKAAK, translated from the coding sequence GTGTCGTTCTTTCGTTCAAAAAAAGTAGTTTTGCTGACATGTGTAGTATTATTGTTATTTGCACTGGTTGGCTGCGGACAGCAAGCAGGAAACACTCAATCCAGCAATCAGCAACAGTCCAGTCAACAGCAATCTCAGCAAGAAAGTAAACCTCAGGAACAAATGGTTTTAAAACTAGCTGAAAACCAACCTGAAGACTATCCTACCACTATTGGCGATAAAGAGTTCGCCAAAATTGTCGAGGAAAAGACCAATGGGCGGATAAAGATAGAAGTGTATGCGGGCGGACAGCTTGGCGATGAGAAGAGTGTAATTGAGGCGGTCCAGATGGGTGGTATTGATTTTGCAAGAGTAAATGCCCAGCCGTTATCAGATTTCGCAAAACCCCTGCGTGTTCTTTCGCTTCCATACCTTTTCGATAACAGAGAACACTTGTGGAAAGTTCTGGATGGACCTATTGGGGATGAAATACTCGATACTCTCAAGGATGCCAGTATGATAGGCCTTGCTTACTATGATTCCGGAGCTAGAAGTTTCTATAACAGTAAACATGAGGTCAAAACTCCGGCAGATCTAAAAGGTCTAAAGATAAGGGTCCAGCAGTCAGAGCTAATGGTGGGACTTGTAGAAGCTCTGGGTGCGTCTCCTACGCCGATGGCATATGGCGAGGTTTACAGCGGCCTTCAGACAGGCGTTATAGACGGGGCGGAAAATAACTGGCCCAGCTATTATTCCACATCACACTATGAAGTGGCAAAATATTATACTCTGGATTATCATACGATGACCCCCGAAGTTGTAATAGCGTCAAAAGCCCTTTGGGATAAATTGAGCGATGAAGATAAAAAGATAATCAAAGAAGCTGCGAGAGCTTCGGAAGAAACTCAGAAAAAAGCCTGGCAGGAATATGAAAAGAAGTCCATTGAAGCTGTTAAAGCCAAAGGCAATGTGATTACAGAAGTGAAGGATTTAAAACCCTGGCAGGATGCAGTAAAACCATTGTATGACAAGTTCGGTGCAGATTACAAGGACCTTATAGAAAAGATAAAGGCAGCAAAATAA
- a CDS encoding ROK family transcriptional regulator yields MQKRPGNSKYVKKLNRMTVLNIIKEREPISRQQLAKITGLTPPAITQIIRELIDMGFVKEVGLEKSCGGRRPVQLQFNPEAGFVIGIEVTRHETTLGIADLKNDPTDIQTFELDMTEPETGIPQLVDTIKQIINHNENYRDKNFLGLGVAFPGLLNIKEGIVKRSINLGPKWNGFPVKSAIEKEIGLPVYIENNSNASALAERWFGGGTEYKDLVYINLGEGISAGIIMDDRILQGFQGHAGEIGHIVIVEGGPLCNCGNRGCLESICGIPALVRKANSEMPLIKEEDPLKEIWKIKGKISINDILKSASIEGTYSNELIKQMGKYIGLAVADVINLYNPGVVFIGGKMAAAAAAFIDILKQTVDSHAFPEIAGSTDIKLSALDGNSGVIGACALALRELLKPNSNILDDVQPILDKQEAREDFI; encoded by the coding sequence ATGCAGAAAAGACCCGGGAATAGTAAGTACGTTAAAAAACTAAATCGGATGACTGTTTTGAATATAATAAAAGAACGCGAACCTATCTCCCGCCAGCAATTGGCAAAGATAACTGGTTTGACACCACCGGCAATAACTCAAATAATAAGAGAACTAATAGATATGGGTTTCGTGAAAGAGGTGGGATTGGAGAAATCCTGTGGCGGCAGAAGGCCTGTACAGTTGCAATTTAACCCGGAAGCGGGCTTTGTTATAGGGATAGAAGTAACCAGGCATGAGACTACACTGGGTATAGCGGATTTAAAAAACGACCCTACAGATATCCAGACTTTTGAACTGGACATGACAGAACCTGAAACCGGCATTCCTCAGTTAGTAGATACTATAAAACAGATTATAAATCATAATGAAAATTATCGCGATAAAAATTTTTTAGGGCTGGGAGTTGCTTTTCCGGGGCTCTTAAATATTAAAGAAGGTATAGTTAAACGCTCCATAAATCTTGGACCAAAATGGAATGGATTCCCTGTAAAAAGTGCCATCGAAAAAGAAATCGGCCTTCCGGTCTATATAGAAAACAATTCCAATGCATCTGCCCTGGCAGAAAGGTGGTTCGGAGGAGGGACCGAATACAAAGACCTTGTTTATATAAATCTTGGAGAAGGTATCAGCGCCGGTATCATCATGGACGACCGGATACTACAGGGGTTTCAGGGTCATGCCGGTGAGATCGGCCACATTGTCATTGTAGAAGGCGGCCCCCTGTGCAACTGCGGTAATCGGGGGTGTCTTGAAAGCATATGCGGAATCCCTGCACTGGTCAGGAAAGCCAATTCTGAAATGCCGTTAATAAAGGAAGAGGACCCCCTCAAGGAGATATGGAAAATTAAGGGGAAAATTTCTATAAATGACATATTAAAATCGGCTTCCATAGAAGGAACCTATTCCAATGAGTTAATCAAACAAATGGGGAAATATATAGGCCTTGCGGTGGCAGATGTGATAAACCTTTATAACCCCGGAGTGGTCTTCATTGGTGGCAAGATGGCGGCAGCCGCAGCAGCATTTATAGACATTTTGAAACAGACAGTTGATTCACATGCTTTTCCTGAAATAGCGGGCTCTACAGATATAAAACTTTCGGCCCTTGACGGAAACTCCGGGGTGATAGGAGCCTGCGCCCTGGCATTGAGGGAATTGCTAAAACCAAATTCTAATATTTTAGACGATGTTCAGCCAATATTAGATAAACAGGAAGCAAGGGAAGATTTCATCTAA